Genomic DNA from Peribacillus simplex:
ACCATTTTTATTTCCTGGGAAACAAAGCTCCACAAATTTCGATGCTTTTGTAGATTGGACTCTCTTTCTGTCGGTACTTCGATGATTTTCAGACCTTGAATTTCAAATGACTCCGTAAATACCTTCTCAAACTCATCCCAACTTTGGACCTTGCTGTATTTACCGCCATAAAGCTGTGAAGTATGGGAAAAATCAAGCCCATGAGGCGTGCCGAATAGCGTTTCGAAATGTTCCCTCTCATTCGCCTGCGGCAAGAAGGAGAATATGCCGCCGCCATCATTATTAACCAGCAATATCGTGATATTTTGTTTTTGAAGTTTTGCCGCAAGCAAGCCATTCATATCATGGAAAAAGCTTAAATCCCCGATTGCCAGCACTGTATTTTTTGATACCGTACTTACGCCAAGAGCAGTGGAAACGACACCATCGATCCCGTTCGCACCTCGATTTGCCATGGTTTTGATTCCTTTTCCATTATTCAAAAAGAAAGTATCCAAATCACGTATAGGCATGCTATTCCCGACAAACAGCGTCGATTCCAATGGCATCATATCAGTAAGCAGGGCAAACAGCTTGCCTTCACTTAACTCCGATTCATCCCTGACGGAGGCCAGGGCATCCTTCGTCGCTCCGTTGACGGTCTGCCATAAACGAAGCCAATCATCATCAGGGGAAGAAATAATTTTATCAGCAATTTTCAAACAAAAATCTTTCTCTTCGCAGTAAATCATATTCGTTGCCAATCCGGCAGGTTCACGCCAGCCTGCTCCGCCATCGACGACCAAAGTGATTGCCTGTTTTTGGTTTTTCATGAATAACAATAAGGGTTTAGAAACAGGCATTGCCCCGAAACGCAAGATCACTTCCGGCCTGAAAGCCGCTTTTGCCGTCTCATCGCGTAGAAACGTATCATACGCATCAATTATGACGGCTTTGTCATGACTTCCGCTCCTTAACTGGGAAAGGGGATCAGCCAGTATAGGAAAAGCAAGTTTTTCCGCTAATGCGATGATGGCTTCCTTCATCTCTGGATGCGGTAATTCTCCACATACAATCATACCTTGCTTAGCTTGTGACAATGTAGTTGCAACAGCTTGTATTTGTGATGCGGACAGTAACCGTTCTCCACTGTCAATCAACACTGCAGGCGTCATTTTATTTTGCCTGTACTCCTTTGCTTTCTCCAGATCCGGAATCAATGGTTCACGAAGCGGGAAATTCAAATGTACAGGCCCTGCAGGTTCAGCTGCCGCTGTAGCCACTGCCCTTGCACCGACCGTTCTGGCATACCGCATCATCCCATCCGTGCTTTCAGGAAGTGCCATTTCGACAAACCATTTTACATGTCTCCCGTAAAGATGTATCTGATCGATCGCCTGCGGGGCTCCGACATCACGCAATTCATGCGGGCGGTCAGCGGTAAGTACAATAAGCGGCACTCTTGAATAGAAAGCCTCAATGACGGCTGGGTAATAGTTTGCTGCGGCTGTACCGGACGTACAAAGAAGTCCGACAGGTTCTTTTAAGGCCTTAGCCAAACCAAGGGCAAAAAAAGCAGCCGAACGCTCATCCACATTAATATGAATCTCGATATCAGGATGTTCCACCAGCAACAAAGCTAGGGGCGTGGATCGTGAACCTGGGCTCACCACCACATGCTTCACCTCATTTTGTGCCAGCTCATCGACGAATGAAGCAGCATACGCTGTCAATGCATCTCGGTCATTCATTAAGATTTCCTCCTAAAGCACTTAACATCGGATTGAATTTAATCCCTGTTTCCCTGAATTCACTTTCGGGAGTCGAATCTTCGACTACCCCGCATCCGGCAAAGAGGGATGCCTCATTGTTCTGTAATAGGGCAGAACGTATCCCTACAGCGAATTCCCCGTTTCCATACGTATCCACCCAACCTAAAGGACCCGCATAAAAGCCTCGTTCAAGACCTTCCATTTCCCGAATCCGGACAACAGCCTTTTCTTTTGGAAGTCCGCCCATGGCAGGTGTTGGATGGAGGTTCTCGACGAATTCAAAAATCGTGACACCTTCCTTGGATATACCGCGGACAGGTGTGTACAAATGCTGGATATGACGGTTTTTCATAAGTGTCGGTTGGCCCGGAACCATCACCTTTTCGCATACAGAATCAAAAGCATTGGATATCATCGACACGACATATTGATGCTCTTGTAAATTCTTTTGGTCATGAAGCAATTCTTCACCAAGACAAACATCTTCCTGCTCATCTTTCCCTCGTCCCATCGATCCGGCAAGACAGGTTGAAAAAACTTCATTTCCCTGTTTCTTAATTAAACGTTCAGGGGTGGCACCTACAAAACAGTCACCGCCAGCCTCCAAACTGAAAATATAGCTTAAAGGCTGCTCTGCAATCAATTGTTCAAGCACTTTCCCTGAATCGATGGAACGTTCAAAAACAAGTCGAAGCTCCCTTGCCAAAACGATCTTGTCGAGATCTGTCGTCTTGATTTCCTGAACAGCCCCTTCGACCGTCCGCTTCCATTCCTCAGGTTCGACTTCCCTCTGCATAACCAGGGAATTTGCAGCCGATCCATTGCCATCCAAGCTTTCTAAAAGAAAAGCTTCCCGTTCATTTATCATATCTATGAAGAGTTTTTCTGAATCATCAGGCGAACAAAGTAAGTTTGTCGTTAAGTAAGCTTGTTTCCCCACTATTGACAGCATGAAGGCAGGTATATAAAACAGGTTGTCCCCGAACTGGTTCCACAGGAGCGTACTGTCCGTTTCATAATCAAAAGAAAAGCCTCCAAACAGTAAGGGACCTGTCGCTTCCACATCGATCACTCCTGTTTTGACAGCAGTATTCTGCAATTTGATCCAGCTCTTTTCGACTTCTCTATAACGTTCGGCATTCGATGCCGCTTTGAGTTTCTTAACATTGCCTAAACCGGTGATGGTTATTTCCTTTGCAGGGTCCTCCCAGAAAAAGCGTTCACCCGCGTACCGTTCTCTTCCAGCTTGATAAAATGAAAGGGGGTTGTTGCAATTAACTTTCTTAATATGACTGAATAGAACTTGATCATTCAAGTCCTTCGCCTTTTGTATAGCTGAAGCCAGTCCCTGAAACTGTTCAGTTTCCTCTGAGATAGCCAAAAAAATCCCCCCAAATGTACATTTTAAAAGCTTTTTAACCTATTTAAAGATACACCTCCCTTGAACCTCATGTCAATAAAACGCCCCTTTACCGACCGATTCTTTCCTGCTTTTTTCCTTATTATATGAATCTTAGCGAATGTAGAGAAATATCCTTGATTCTGGAAATGCATCATCCATGAATTCCAAATATCACTCTTGCCCACTTTTCCTGCATTTATTAGGATAACCTTTTGTGCAACATTTCAATATTTGTTATAATTTCGAGAGAACCAATAATGATTTTGAGGAGAGAAATAATGCAAACAGAATACGACGGACTTCCCCTTAAACGGACCTGGAAAATTTGGTGGGAGTTAATTCGTCCACATACACTAACCGCAGCTTTTGTCCCAGTCTTGCTTGGAACTGTTATTGCACTTTTGGAAGATGGAGTGAATTGGTTATTATTCGCTGCCATGATGATTGCAAGTATCCTGATTCAAGCTGCAACCAATTTATTCAATGAATACTATGATTTCAAGAGAGGTTTGGATACAGAGGAATCCGTAGGCATCGGCGGCGGGATCGTCCGTCATGGGATGACCCCCAAACTAATCATGAACTTGGCCCTTGGCATGTATGCCATCGCCTTGATAATTGGAATCTATATCTGTGCCGCATCATCTTGGTGGCTTGCTGCAGTAGGACTCGTTTGCATGCTTGTCGGCTATCTTTATACAGGCGGCCCCCTGCCCATTTCATATACACCATTCGGGGAACTTTTTTCTGGATTGTTCATGGGCTTTTTGATAATCCTGATCGCCTATTTCATTCAAACCGGTGATGTTTCTTCAACAGCCATCTTAATTGCCATTCCAAGTGGAATATTGGTCGGGTTGATCAACTTATCCAATAACCTACGTGACCATGACGGAGATAAGGCACATGGCCGCAAAACGATGCCAGTAGTCATGGGTCGGAAAAACGCCCTGACATTCATGGCAATCATGTTCGCCTTCTCTTACCTATGGCTAGTTGGGCTAGTCCTTACCGGAAGCGTAACGGCGTGGATCCTCCTTGCCTTCCTAAGCATCCCGAAAGCCCTGGCCGCAATCAAAGGCTTCGTAGGTAAAACGCAGCCGATCACGATGGTGCCAGCAATGAAAGCCACGGCCCAAACGAACACATTCTTTGGCTTACTCATGGCCATTGGATTATTCATCAGCTATCTTATATAACCTCCGAGGACTGAGCCCATCCGCTCAGTCCTTTTTTTCTATCATCCGTTCCATATTGTTTTCCTATCCCCCGAATCGGGTAATAGATAATACAACCATCCTACCAATATAAAATGATATTTAGACTTTAGAAGGAGTGAATCCGATATGGCAACGAAACAACAAACGCAAAAATTCAAAAAAGAACTGCTCCAGGAAAAGAATGAGCTAAGTAATAGAATTCAAAATGATGAACAATCCGTTCTGGATAAAAGCCAGACCGAATCCGTAGGGGAATTATCATCCTATGATAATCATCCCGCTGACCTAGGAACCGAATTATTCGAGATGGAACGGAATCAAGCACTCGATGAGCACGCACAATCCGAAATGGAGAAGATCGATGAAGCTTTAAAAGCCATGGAAGAAGGTTCGTATGGCCATTGTAAAACCTGCAATAGGGAAATCCCCATCGAGAGGCTTGAAGCGATCCCAAGTACCCTCCACTGTGTCGAGCACGCCCCAGAACGGCCACTTTCACAGGACCGGCCTGTGGAAGAGGATATACTGATTCCTTCCAAGGGTGATCATTTTGAAAATCGTCATGGAATCGAAATGGTGGATAAAGAAGATAGCTTTGGTGAAGTTGCCAAATTCGGTACATCCGAAACACCATCCGATTACACAGGCGATCATGACAATTATAATGATCTTTATAAAACCGAGGATGAAACGAACGGGTTTCCTGAAGACTATGAAGGATATGCCGCAAATGATATCGAAGGAAAAAATAGAGTGAATATAACGAACAAGAAGCAAAAGGAATTTGAAGATACACTGGAGGAAGAAAATATAGAATCAAATCTTGGAGACATTCCCTATAAACAAAAAGATAGTTATATCAATGAAAAGAAATGAAAAAAAGAAGCATACATGAATGTATGCTTCCTTTTTTGTTATGACCCGTACGGGATTCGAACCCGTGTTACCGCCGTGAAAGGGCGGTGTCTTAACCGCTTGACCAACGGGCCAACTGGCGGAGAAGGAGGGATTTGAACCCTCGCGCCGCTCGCGCGACCTACACCCTTAGCAGGGGCGCCTCTTCAGCCTCTTGAGTACTTCCCCATGGCTCCGCAGGTAGGACTCGAACCTACGACCGTTCGGTTAACAGCCGAATGCTCTACCACTGAGCTACTGCGGAACAATGAATATGGTGGGCCTAAATGGACTCGAACCATCGACCTCACGCTTATCAGGCGTGCGCTCTAACCAGCTGAGCTATAGGCCCATATTTGGAGCGGGTGAAGGGAATCGAACCCTCATCATCAGCTTGGAAGGCTGAGGTTTTACCACTAAACTACACCCGCGAAATGGGGCGACTGATGGGAATCGAACCCACGAATGCCTGAACCACAATCAGGTGCGTTAACCACTTCGCCACAATCGCCGTAATTTTTTATAATATGGTGGCTCAGGACGGAATCGAACCGCCGACACAAGGATTTTCAGTCCTTTGCTCTACCGACTGAGCTACTGAGCCACATATGTATTCAATTTTAAGAATGGCGGTCCCGACGGGAATCGAACCCGCGATCTCCTGCGTGACAGGCAGGCATGTTAACCGCTACACCACGGGACCTAATAATTGCGGGGACAGGATTTGAACCTGCGACCTTCGGGTTATGAGCCCGACGAGCTACCGGACTGCTCCACCCCGCGACGGTAATAATGAAACGATTCGCATCAAGTTTTCGTGTATATCGTTTCGTCCGCATCCTTTATGTAAGGGTGTTTCAAAACAACTTGCTGCTTTTTTTAAAAAAATGGAGGAGGTAGAGGGATTCGAACCCCCGCGGGATTTGACTCCCCTGTCGGTTTTCAAGACCGATCCCTTCAGCCGAACTTGGGTATACCTCCATGGCTTTTGAAAAGTGAATATGGTGGACCTTGTAGGACTCGAACCTACGACCGGACGGTTATGAGCCGTCTGCTCTAACCAGCTGAGCTAAAGGTCCTTATATTTATTGGTAGCGGCGGAGGGGATCGAACCCCCGACCTCACGGGTATGAACCGTACGCTCTAGCCAGCTGAGCTACACCGCCAATATAATATAAGTATCTGATTGAAAAATGGTGGAGCCTAGCGGGATCGAACCGCTGACCTCCTGCGTGCAAGGCAGGCGCTCTCCCAGCTGAGCTAAGGCCCCATTCATTAAAAATCACGTGGTCGGGAAGACAGGATTCGAACCTGCGACCCCTTGGTCCCAAACCAAGTGCTCTACCAAGCTGAGCTACTTCCCGCAATAAAAACATGGTGCGCCCGGCGGGAGTCGAACCTACAACCTTCTGATTCGTAGTCAGATGCTCTATCCAATTGAGCTACGGGCGCATATTATGATGGTGCCGAGGACCGGAATCGAACCGGTACGGTAGTCACCTACCGCAGGATTTTAAGTCCTGTGCGTCTGCCAGTTCCGCCACCCCGGCACATACGAAAAGTGGAGCGGAAGACGGGATTCGAACCCGCGACCCCAACCTTGGCAAGGTTGTATTCTACCACTGAACTACTTCCGCATGAAAGATGCGGGTGAAGGGACTTGAACCCCCACGCCTTGCGGCGCCAGATCCTAAGTCTGGTGCGTCTGCCAATTCCGCCACACCCGCATATGAAATGGTGAGCCATGAAGGATTCGAACCTTCGACCCTCTGATTAAAAGTCAGATGCTCTACCAACTGAGCTAATGGCTCGTGCTTGTACTATCTTAAAATGGTGCCGGCAAGAGGACTTGAACCCCCAACCTACTGATTACAAGTCAGTTGCTCTACCAGTTGAGCTACACCGGCAGGTGTAAAATGGTGGAGGATGACGGGATCGAACCGCCGACCCTCTGCTTGTAAGGCAGATGCTCTCCCAGCTGAGCTAATCCTCCATATGAAACCTGCTTGGCGACGTCCTACTCTCACAGGGGGAAACCCCCAACTACCATCGGCGCTGAAGAGCTTAACTGCCGTGTTCGGAATGGGAACGGGTGTGACCTCTTCGCTATCGTCACCAAACAATGTTAACATTTTTTCAAGACATATATTATTATAACGTCTTTTTGAGAAAATGCAAGAAGAAATTTTCATTCCTTCAAAACTAGATAATAAGAAGGTATTTCATTTTTTTTTAAAAGCGTTGGTTAAGTCCTCGATCTATTAGTATCAGTCAGCTCCACATGTCACCATGCTTCCACCTCTGACCTATCAACCTGATCATCTTTCAGGGATCTTACTAGCTTGCGCCATGGGAAATCTCATCTTGAGGGGGGCTTCATGCTTAGATGCTTTCAGCACTTATCCCGTCCGCACGTAGCTACCCAGCTATGCCTTTGGCAAGACAACTGGTACACCAGCGGTGCGTCCATCCCGGTCCTCTCGTACTAAGGACAGCTCCTCTCAAATTTCCTGCGCCCGCGACGGATAGGGACCGAACTGTCTCACGACGTTCTGAACCCAGCTCGCGTACCGCTTTAATGGGCGAACAGCCCAACCCTTGGGACCGACTACAGCCCCAGGATGCGATGAGCCGACATCGAGGTGCCAAACCTCCCCGTCGATGTGGACTCTTGGGGGAGATAAGCCTGTTATCCCCGGGGTAGCTTTTATCCGTTGAGCGATGGCCCTTCCATGCGGAACCACCGGATCACTAAGCCCGACTTTCGTCCCTGCTCGACTTGTAGGTCTCGCAGTCAAGCTCCCTTGTGCCTTTACACTCTACGAATGATTTCCAACCATTCTGAGGGAACCTTTGGGCGCCTCCGTTACTCTTTAGGAGGCGACCGCCCCAGTCAAACTGCCCACCTGACACTGTCTCCCACCCCGATGAGGGGCGCGGGTTAGAATTTCAATACAGCCAGGGTAGTATCCCACCAACGCCTCCACCGAAGCTGGCGCTCCGGCTTCTCAGGCTCCTACCTATCCTGTACAAGCTGTACCAAAATTCAATATCAGGCTGCAGTAAAGCTCCACGGGGTCTTTCCGTCCTGTCGCGGGTAACCTGCATCTTCACAGGTACTATAATTTCACCGAGTCTCTCGTTGAGACAGTGCCCAGATCGTTACACCTTTCGTGCGGGTCGGAACTTACCCGACAAGGAATTTCGCTACCTTAGGACCGTTATAGTTACGGCCGCCGTTTACTGGGGCTTCGGTTCAAAGCTTCGCTTGCGCTAACCTCTCCCCTTAACCTTCCAGCACCGGGCAGGTGTCAGCCCCTATACTTCGCCTTGCGGCTTCGCAGAGACCTGTGTTTTTGCTAAACAGTCGCCTGGGCCTATTCACTGCGGCTTTTCTGGGCTATTCACCCTAAAAAGCACCCCTTCTCCCGAAGTTACGGGGTCATTTTGCCGAGTTCCTTAACGAGAGTTCTCTCGCACACCTTAGGATTCTCTCCTCGCCTACCTGTGTCGGTTTGCGGTACGGGCACCTTACATCTCACTAGAGGCTTTTCTTGGCAGCGTGGAATCAGGAACTTCGGTACTATATTTCCCTCGCCATCACAGCTCCGCCTTAATGGAAACGGGATTTGCCTCGTTTCCGGCCTAACTGCTTGGACGCGCATATCCAACAGCGCGCTTACCCTATCCTTCTGCGTCCCCCCATCGTTCAAACGATGTATAGGTGGTACAGGAATATCAACCTGTTGTCCATCGCCTACGCCTTTCGGCCTCGGCTTAGGTCCCGACTAACCCTGAGCGGACGAGCCTTCCTCAGGAAACCTTAGGCATTCGGTGGAAGGGATTCTCACCCTTCTTTCGCTACTCATACCGGCATTCTCACTTCTAAGCGCTCCACCAGTCCTTCCGGTCTGACTTCAACGCCCTTAGAACGCTCTCCTACCAT
This window encodes:
- the menD gene encoding 2-succinyl-5-enolpyruvyl-6-hydroxy-3-cyclohexene-1-carboxylic-acid synthase; its protein translation is MNDRDALTAYAASFVDELAQNEVKHVVVSPGSRSTPLALLLVEHPDIEIHINVDERSAAFFALGLAKALKEPVGLLCTSGTAAANYYPAVIEAFYSRVPLIVLTADRPHELRDVGAPQAIDQIHLYGRHVKWFVEMALPESTDGMMRYARTVGARAVATAAAEPAGPVHLNFPLREPLIPDLEKAKEYRQNKMTPAVLIDSGERLLSASQIQAVATTLSQAKQGMIVCGELPHPEMKEAIIALAEKLAFPILADPLSQLRSGSHDKAVIIDAYDTFLRDETAKAAFRPEVILRFGAMPVSKPLLLFMKNQKQAITLVVDGGAGWREPAGLATNMIYCEEKDFCLKIADKIISSPDDDWLRLWQTVNGATKDALASVRDESELSEGKLFALLTDMMPLESTLFVGNSMPIRDLDTFFLNNGKGIKTMANRGANGIDGVVSTALGVSTVSKNTVLAIGDLSFFHDMNGLLAAKLQKQNITILLVNNDGGGIFSFLPQANEREHFETLFGTPHGLDFSHTSQLYGGKYSKVQSWDEFEKVFTESFEIQGLKIIEVPTERESNLQKHRNLWSFVSQEIKMVLDREIS
- a CDS encoding isochorismate synthase, with the protein product MAISEETEQFQGLASAIQKAKDLNDQVLFSHIKKVNCNNPLSFYQAGRERYAGERFFWEDPAKEITITGLGNVKKLKAASNAERYREVEKSWIKLQNTAVKTGVIDVEATGPLLFGGFSFDYETDSTLLWNQFGDNLFYIPAFMLSIVGKQAYLTTNLLCSPDDSEKLFIDMINEREAFLLESLDGNGSAANSLVMQREVEPEEWKRTVEGAVQEIKTTDLDKIVLARELRLVFERSIDSGKVLEQLIAEQPLSYIFSLEAGGDCFVGATPERLIKKQGNEVFSTCLAGSMGRGKDEQEDVCLGEELLHDQKNLQEHQYVVSMISNAFDSVCEKVMVPGQPTLMKNRHIQHLYTPVRGISKEGVTIFEFVENLHPTPAMGGLPKEKAVVRIREMEGLERGFYAGPLGWVDTYGNGEFAVGIRSALLQNNEASLFAGCGVVEDSTPESEFRETGIKFNPMLSALGGNLNE
- a CDS encoding 1,4-dihydroxy-2-naphthoate polyprenyltransferase; the encoded protein is MQTEYDGLPLKRTWKIWWELIRPHTLTAAFVPVLLGTVIALLEDGVNWLLFAAMMIASILIQAATNLFNEYYDFKRGLDTEESVGIGGGIVRHGMTPKLIMNLALGMYAIALIIGIYICAASSWWLAAVGLVCMLVGYLYTGGPLPISYTPFGELFSGLFMGFLIILIAYFIQTGDVSSTAILIAIPSGILVGLINLSNNLRDHDGDKAHGRKTMPVVMGRKNALTFMAIMFAFSYLWLVGLVLTGSVTAWILLAFLSIPKALAAIKGFVGKTQPITMVPAMKATAQTNTFFGLLMAIGLFISYLI
- a CDS encoding TraR/DksA C4-type zinc finger protein, whose product is MATKQQTQKFKKELLQEKNELSNRIQNDEQSVLDKSQTESVGELSSYDNHPADLGTELFEMERNQALDEHAQSEMEKIDEALKAMEEGSYGHCKTCNREIPIERLEAIPSTLHCVEHAPERPLSQDRPVEEDILIPSKGDHFENRHGIEMVDKEDSFGEVAKFGTSETPSDYTGDHDNYNDLYKTEDETNGFPEDYEGYAANDIEGKNRVNITNKKQKEFEDTLEEENIESNLGDIPYKQKDSYINEKK